The sequence below is a genomic window from Ctenopharyngodon idella isolate HZGC_01 chromosome 11, HZGC01, whole genome shotgun sequence.
CACATAAGATCAGATCAAGTGCTTGACTTTTTGACCCTTTTCATTTGCAGGTCAGTCTGTGATGGACGTTCACTTCAGAACAATGGCGTCACGTCCTTTTCTGGAGAGGGAGAAAGACGCAGAAGTTCGCGAGAACACCTGGAGTAGCCGCTGGGGAAGATTAAGGCCTTTTTCGAGCTGAAGAAGGACACGGTCTTCTCCAAAATGTCGGATGCAGGAATACCATGATGGAGGTGGTCTTCGAAGGAAGATTTCAGTTTCTCTACTTTGCTGAAACATTTTCTCTCCAAGCTGTACAGTTTGCATCTGCAATCCGAAAGGGAGCATCTTTAGTGTCATTGTGAATGAGATCAAATGAAGAGCagtaaaattacactgtttCAAGTATTTCTATTCCTTTCTTACCTGGCATAGTGAGCGTTGTCTTGAGGGGTGATGTCCATGTAGGCAGGCATATTTGATGCTGATGTTGAGTTGCTTAGTGCTCAAGAGATTAAGTATCTGAAGCTTTCCTCTGAGATCGCTTCTTCAGTTGCAAAACCAAATGCCACACAAGAGCCTCAATCTAGCCTACTTTTATACCAAAGAATATCCGcagccagccaatcagagagcAGAGGAAAATGGAACAATAGGCTTGTCATAATTTGCATTGGCCCGTGGGCTTTTAATTGAGCTCTTTAGTTGACAGGTGGGATTTTTCTTCTCTAGTGCCATCTGGAGGGTCAGCCGTGGGAGAATAATTGAGGGCATGAAGACTTGGGATTTTGATGTTCTCACACTCAGATAAAGCAATGGGGATTTGTGGaaaatatttactgtatgtgtATGATTCATTCACAGACTAAATTTATAGTTGCAtgggtgtaaaatgttttgacaaaaataagccttttcatttttaatccatgttgatataataataataataataattataacttctttttttttaaagttatagcTTCTGAAGGCATTTCAcaaaaaaaggggaaaataatttaaaaatatatgtgaaATACATCACTAAAACACATTCATAGACAAATATGTAGCAAATGATGTATGCTGTATAAATCACAGACATGCAAtggatttaaataaatgttatgcataaaatatttttctataaatCAATATTCACTTGCACTtaagaaaaatacataaaaaatgactGCTAGATTATTAGATTAAACTATTTAGAAATAGCGCTTTTGAAGGTAGCATCTCCAGATATTTTAcgcaaaaaacattaaaaaatccaGCGTTAgcatcagttctggcaggtcacgtcagtcaagctcgcatcagctgactcccaggtgacttatgtctacctataggaatacgacgcctatcacgGCATTCAcatataagctcctcagtattatcagcagctattgcatttctcaggagctaattaccctactccatccccagctccaccttttttcagtcaggattggccttatgattcccctgaatcagactaattcttgaaatatgtgtacgtgttaaattattgacattaattatatctgcatatgttggttctgttctgtttaccctaggggagttattgctgctctccctgctcttgtCCATGCTAGTctgcatggatgcgcagggagttcttgcccagaacagaaccataccaccaatacaaactctatgcattATCAATtatatttgacgatagtggtcctgacagaaatgcttgtttctgccacagaataataaaaaaatatataattgcgactttttatctcacagttctgacttttttaccttatttgcttgatataaacttacaattgcgagaaaaaaagtccgaattgtgagataaaaagtcgcaattaccttttttattttttattcagtggcggaaacaagcttcaatAGAAATGCTCACATAACATTTAGTAAGTAAATAtgcaatcaaaacaaaaatttaataGCGTCCATTAGGCTTCCCTCCAGAAGCCCAGTTAGTCGAGCCCTGTGGGAACAGACACACTTCTATTGTGTGAGTGATTTAATGTGATGAATATAGAAGTGTGGGAAGCCGTGTGTCTCTGTGGCTCCCACCAGCTCCAGGAGCGTTGGGGCGTGTGATCGGGGTCCATATTATGCCGTGAgccagctgtgtgtgtgtgtgtgtgtgtgtgtgtgtgtgtgtgtgtgtgtgtgtgtgtgtgtgtgaaacacAAGCCTGAGAGCAGGTACAACCGCAGAATTCACAGAACACCTGCTTCACTAGAATATCCTGTTACATTGACCTAAAATACTGTATCATTGCAGCATTTCGACTGATTCTAAACTGCAGCAGCATGTGCTGATTTTATTTACtgattacaaataaattattttttaaaaattcagtgTGCATTGCACATTTTTATGGTTGATAACACTGTGTTATTGTTGTTCTAACATTAGAGAAAATGAAATCTTGGCACGTGTTTGGTTATGATGGGTGTGTGTTCATAAAGTGACATTAATGTGAACACAAGGTCAGGACTTTCCCAGATTCTCCCCTGAGACACGGGCTTTGAGCTCCTGATAGAGGATCATCGAGCATGTGGCTGCCCACATCCCTCATTGTCTGTTTGAGCTCTTCCATTGGCTCCAAACTGTGAGAAACTCCAACAAGCTCAATCCTCACACATTCATATGGAGATTTGGGAGTATAAATAGAGGAGCTGCAGCCAGTGCAAATCAGACTCGCTCTGCACAGAGAGATCTACAGCACAGAGATCCAGACATGACACCTCCAATCATCTCAAAGGAGCATCTCCCTCTCAACAACAAGGTACATTCACATGATCCTACTTACAGCAGCATTACTGCAGCAGCTCTTCTCAATTTCAAGGCCACTTTCCTCATGGTTTTCTGTCTTCATCTGCAGCTGAGAAAGCCAATAGTGGAGAAGATGAAGGTCTAAACAGCAGCATCGAGCAGCTCAAGTGTCTTCTGGCTCCAGAGTTCGTCAAGCAGCAGCAGCCTGATTCCAAGCTGGAGAAAGCAGATATCCTGGAGATGATGATGCTCAACTTCCAGTTGGCATGCTGTCAATCAAGGCTTCTCCAGGTGTGTCCGTGAGATGGTCCACTTCCTGTCCAAAGATGAGATGAGACTGCTGAAGCACTTCCAGAAGCTGCAGACATCATGTGATCAGAACAGGAGGGAAAGTGTCCTGCCTCGGCTGAGCCGCCCAGACCAGAACACCTTCAGCAAAGAGATGAAGGTCAACAAGAGCGCCATCTGGAGGCCTTGAGCCTTACAGCAACCAGCAGCACATACTGAACATCTACACTAGATGACTGTCATTTAAGCttctctttttgaaaaaaaaaaaaaaaaaaatgtgtgtataaaaTTCCTTTTTggataaaattgtatttataaagTACGTTATGATACAGTGAAGACTTTGCTTCACTTTACTTTGCATTAGATGTAATGCTCCTGGATGTATAATATGCAAGACACTTATTCAGCTTTTTGAATGCTTCtaactttgtgtgttttaacATGAATAAGTTTAAAATCATTTCTGTTTATAGAAAGAATTAAATTTCCCTTCTATTTTCATGGGTTCTATTAGGCTACTTATTTCAAGTAATCTCAATTTGTGCTTCACATTGAAGCTAGATTTAATTTTAACCTCATAATGAGTCATTTGAGTAAATTGTTATTTCTCAttttttgagcatgtttggaCAAATCTTGTCAATTTATGTTGTAAACAGTTCCTTTTTGGAACAAGTTTGCTTAATGAACACATTCCTTTCATAAAGGCATGTATTGTTGTGATGAAAGCTTTGTGAAGTTTTCAACTACTGACTTGTATTGTATCAATATACGTGTGTATTTGAGTGTGTGCAAAACATCTGCTTTCTCATTGATCTAATAAATCAAATTGCTCTTCAATCATTTTTTGCTTTTCACTGGTATATaagcacaaacattttaaatgcaagGAATGTTTAATAAGTGATCAGTTACAACATGATTTgattaaataacaaaaacacacctTTACAAAAGGCACTGATTGAGACTAAAACTCAAATTACAGGATTTTCTCATTACGTTATGCTTGTCGTACACTGTAGACAATTCTCAAACTAGATTAAATCCAAAAGAGCATGCAAATGTTGCATTAAAAAGCAACAAATCTTACAAATAAGTGAATACGCCAAAACAAACGTTTTGTCAAAGCAGACATTCACTGATAAAGCTCTAAATTATTTGTTCTTCCACGGTCTCCATAATGGCACTCTTGACGATGATCGTTTTGCTGATCTGTGCACCAATCCACGCTGCGTGGAGGCCATTAAGTGCATCTGATTGGTCCTTTGCAGCACGTAGAATCGTTTGATCGATTCTCTGTCGTCGTGCGTCAGGTCTGCGTGGAGTGACACGTGACGCAGCGTCTCCTGCAAGCACTGCGAGAATCCGCGAGCGTAGCTGGAATTGGCGCGTTGTTTTAAAAAACCAACGGTCATCTCCAGAATATCGGCGTTGTCGAGTCTAACAAACTGCTGCTTGGGCATCTGTGTAGTTTCGTGAAATAACTCTCTCAGATGTACGAGGGGGGGGATCTGTTATAAACAGAAGATTTGTCATATACACACGTAGTGCAGCAGTTCGCTGTATTTATATCTGAGGTAACGGGTATTTCACGCACTTCCCTTGCTTTCCCacaccatcagccaatcagagaggAGCAGGAGCTACGAGCTTTAAAATCCGAAGGTGAGATGGTTGTTTATAGCACGCGAGTTTCCTTCCTCTCCCGCTGTGGGAAAACACTGTCACGAGCCACTAAAAGTGTGCCTGACACCTGCTTAGAAGTCCAGTGGTGTTGACACGACCAATAAGTCGGTGTGAGGCAATAAAACGAGTCCGACACGCTTCAGACATCGAGACTTTGATCTTTGCAGAGGTGTTATTGCTCCAATGAAAACGGACTTTCCCAGCCTCAGGTCCCAGTTTATTGCATTGATGTACGTTACAGAGGGTCTCcaaagaaatgaaaagaaattgcTAACGTGTGATTTTAACAAATGTAATCTGCACGTGCGTgagttaaattaaatgtttaccaTTCATTTTATCAGAGGTGAAAAAGTTTGAACCTTTTAATTCACAAGCCCCACTTTAATTTGACTTAAAGAGAGTGTGGTATTCCAGATAGAAATCagtaaaataatcaacattaatACAGATATTATcaacaaacattattattattttttagaaacatcttagtttcaataaaaattaaattttatgactATATACAACATATTAAAACTCCCAGCACTGGATTTTGTTagtcaaaataatgtttgcatcaagtttagattatatatataaaaaaaaaaaaaaaaagtaaagatgCAGTTTAATCACATATTTAGTGCATGAAACGCTAAATTTAATTATTGAAAGAGTGATTGACCTATTGATTAATTGGAACCAGATAAGGTAAATGTAAGTCCTGTGGGATTTGTACAGCCaatgtttgatttgatttgttgAGGACGCCTCACCCACTGGCCTCAGAGTGTGGGAAAGCTAATCCTGACTGGGACTCATGGCTTTGTAATGCTAATGAGCTCCTATAAATAGAGGAGCACGACCCTCATTCCCAACACAACCAACTTGCTCTCCTCAGAGAAACATCTCTCCATCTGAAAGAATGGCTCCAACTTACATGACTGACTACTCCAAACTTTCCAACAAGGAGAAACATAAAGTGAGtatttttttactcttaaaaaTCAGTtgtttctcttttattctgcTACAGATTTCAATCAAAATGAAGCAAAGAACTAACCAAATGTCTCTTTCCTCAACAGTTAAGAAAACCTGTGGTGGAAAAGATGCGCAGAGATCGCATCAACAACTGCATCGAGCAGCTCAAATCCATGCTGGAGAAGGAATTCCACCAGCAGGACCCAAACGCCAAGCTGGAGAAAGCCGACATCCTGGAGATGACGGTGGTCTTCCTGAAACAGCAGCTGCAGCCCAAGACTTCAGCTCCACAGAAAGCCCACTTGGATGGCTATTCCCAGTGCTGGAGGGAGACCATGAACTTCCTATCTGTCAACTCCAAGGTGGACGCTGTACGTCAGCATCTGAACCACTGCCAAGAATCCCAGAGATCAGCTAAAGTCCTCACTCACATGTCTCCGGCTTCCCATCAGCCCACGAAGGTGAAGGAGGAACCATGTGCTCACAGTCCGCTCTGGAGACCCTGGTAGAGACCCCAAGATGACAGACTTTCACATTCAAACTAGATGGTGGTTTTACCATCTCTTATGTTGTAGGAGATAATTCCTTTTCTATGTTAATTTCTTTTGAAAGAATGTCTTCACGTTGTGAAGTTTGTGGATGGAAATGGGTTTCACAATGTGAAAGTCTGATCTTCCACAGATGATTGTATTATGATCAGAGGTTTATTGCCTCTATAGTTTTCCTCATGGATGGACAGTAATATACGTATAAATAATCTTCATGATGAAGAGTCGAGGTTTAACTCCTGTGGAGTTGATAATTATTTGCAATGCAAATGTTATTGTTTCTTCTTATGAAGGATGTGATTTTTCACTTATGTCTAATATATGGTGACATATGTTACTTGTGCAAACATACTgtcacaaaaataaacacatttgaatATAAACAATCCTGCTTTCCTCTATGTATGATTAATAGACTTTTGAaatttaaacagtgtttttttttttttttttaacaaaccaTCTCACGTCAGTTGTCAAGTGGTCTTATTTTCAGATAATGGGGGTCCATTTACACTTTTACCTTAATGTAAACTCCTTCAGAGTTGGGGTATGGATCAATCTATCtgggtttattttgcaataatgaccCTTACAATAATAATCCCTTACATTCTGAATATTAAATGAGTTTAAAACCATGTATAGACCCCCAACCCCAATGatgaatgtgatttcaccatGTTCCTACATCAACATTTTTGAtgttcctggaacaacattccaatcaaccaatcaaatttgagggacaagtttactgtttatgtcaagttttggcttacaaccagggttaggtgcttctacatcagtgttattcacctgtcTTTCCCCTCtcattttagggataagttatgggtaggattaggtttaggggtaggaatagggttaaggacaggaatgttgttccaggatcaacaaaatttGTTGGTCCAGTAACATTtattacttggcaaaatcatggtgaccatattttaaaatctgtCCTATGccctttaagcatttttttttttttttaaataatgtaatcatTGGCATGTATTAGTTGAGTGTGTACCAGGAGCATGACTACAGAGTTCAGTGTGTGAGAAAGAACGCAGGGGCTTAATGTTCGTGTTTGTACTTTGAAACCCTTGATAATAGGCACTGTGTGCTGTCAGCTCTGGTTTCATCAGACAGCTGGTGTGGCtgatggaggaggaggaggaggaggaggaggaggggggggggggggggggcacgTCTCCCATCATGTGTGGGGCCGGCTTCTCCCAGGATTTCCCACACCCGCGACTCTGGCTCCCGTTTCAGATCCGACATTAAGGAAGTGTGCCGTACTAAATCATCCATTAGGTATGGTGGTGTGAATCCTGACCCTTCCCTTCTATTGCCCCTAATTCAAATCTGAGCCCCCTGGGAAACAGCCAGTCACTTGTTGTTTGAATCTACTTGTTGCAAACTTGAAGTGATGTATTGTTACAGGTCATGCAAGTTTTAAAGATCTTTATACTTCAGAAACTTTATTTTCTACAAATGTGGATTCAGAACAATTAACATTCTGAACACAAAgacaaacattaaaaagaatatataacTAAACAAAcaggaattaaaaaaatacaacgaAATATATAACCATGACAGGTTAGCTATGCATTTTATATTCCAGCTGAagtatttgatttaaataaaatcttttggatgtaaattaaatgcaagtataacacacaaatatatatactgtatatatttaaataaaatgttatacaaCTAATTTGGATGCaattaaattgtataa
It includes:
- the LOC127522532 gene encoding transcription factor HES-5-like — translated: MAPTYMTDYSKLSNKEKHKLRKPVVEKMRRDRINNCIEQLKSMLEKEFHQQDPNAKLEKADILEMTVVFLKQQLQPKTSAPQKAHLDGYSQCWRETMNFLSVNSKVDAVRQHLNHCQESQRSAKVLTHMSPASHQPTKVKEEPCAHSPLWRPW